The Actinobacillus equuli genome includes a window with the following:
- a CDS encoding HlyD family type I secretion periplasmic adaptor subunit, producing the protein MSVWKGRKQLENLPRTADEIEFLPAHLELCEKPVSGLPKWSARAMITFLCLTVLWANFGKVDIVAVAQGKITTSSKSKNIQPLETAIVKQVYVKNGERVHKNQLLISLTTTGVDTDLFQSQETLIAMELSRLRLLALLEGIEQENKPILKKPSIVLPITKLKQEQELAINQYYAWKAQKQKLTAQIEQKQAEKQTILGNIDNLENILHYEKERNHDLYKLYKQKSASKHEYYQQKNKVLEIESNLITQKNRFNEIEKEIIQYQQEYHNFITSFKRDLLSELKHISNNLSLASLDKVKAEQRHAFMELRSPIDGVVQQLQTYTIGGVVTTGQSLMMIVPEEDKLEIEAVINNKDIGFIRAGQDVIIKAIAFPYTKYGYITGKVKNISLDAIQDEKLGFVFNTTISMDKNYLLIDDLPLYLKQGMLVSVEIKTGKQTVIDYFLSPLNSTINESLRER; encoded by the coding sequence ATGTCTGTTTGGAAAGGGCGCAAACAATTAGAGAATTTACCTAGAACAGCAGATGAGATAGAATTTCTACCAGCACATCTTGAATTATGTGAAAAACCTGTTTCAGGCTTGCCTAAATGGTCTGCAAGAGCAATGATTACATTTTTATGTCTTACTGTATTATGGGCCAATTTTGGAAAAGTTGATATAGTTGCTGTAGCTCAAGGGAAAATTACTACAAGTAGTAAGAGCAAAAATATACAACCTTTAGAAACAGCAATAGTTAAACAAGTATATGTGAAAAATGGTGAGAGAGTTCATAAAAACCAGCTCTTAATTTCATTAACTACTACAGGGGTCGATACCGACTTATTCCAATCTCAAGAAACATTAATAGCAATGGAGTTAAGCCGTCTACGTTTACTGGCCTTACTTGAAGGTATTGAACAAGAAAATAAGCCCATTCTAAAAAAGCCCTCTATCGTATTACCAATAACAAAATTAAAGCAAGAGCAAGAACTTGCTATTAATCAGTATTATGCATGGAAAGCTCAGAAACAGAAATTAACAGCTCAAATTGAACAAAAGCAAGCAGAAAAACAAACTATTTTAGGAAATATTGATAATTTAGAAAATATCCTTCATTATGAAAAGGAAAGAAATCATGATTTATATAAATTATATAAACAAAAAAGTGCATCTAAACATGAATATTATCAACAAAAAAATAAAGTTTTAGAAATCGAAAGTAATTTAATAACTCAAAAAAATCGCTTTAATGAAATTGAAAAAGAAATCATACAATATCAACAAGAATATCATAATTTCATTACTTCATTTAAACGGGATTTATTATCTGAATTAAAACATATATCTAATAATTTATCTCTAGCATCTTTAGACAAAGTAAAAGCAGAGCAAAGGCATGCTTTTATGGAGCTTCGTTCTCCTATAGATGGAGTTGTTCAGCAGCTTCAAACTTATACTATTGGAGGAGTTGTTACAACTGGGCAATCATTGATGATGATTGTTCCAGAAGAAGATAAACTAGAGATTGAGGCGGTTATTAATAATAAAGATATTGGTTTTATTAGAGCTGGGCAAGATGTTATTATAAAAGCTATAGCTTTCCCATATACAAAATATGGTTATATTACTGGAAAAGTAAAGAATATTAGCCTAGATGCGATTCAAGACGAAAAATTAGGATTTGTATTTAATACCACTATTTCTATGGATAAAAATTATTTGCTTATAGATGATCTACCATTATACTTAAAGCAAGGAATGTTAGTTTCCGTTGAAATTAAAACAGGCAAACAAACCGTCATAGATTATTTTCTCAGCCCTCTTAATTCTACAATTAATGAAAGTTTAAGAGAACGTTAA